The following are encoded in a window of Anopheles stephensi strain Indian chromosome X, UCI_ANSTEP_V1.0, whole genome shotgun sequence genomic DNA:
- the LOC118510910 gene encoding probable phospholipid-transporting ATPase IF isoform X2 translates to MGNRVSQESDSLTVKVGCDVQEEKQQSGETNRIKSTKYTLINFLPFNLFEQFRRIANLYFLFMTVISIVIDSPVSPMTSLVPLVFVIAVTAAKQGYESFLRYRADNMVNFSPVTVIRGGETIDIRCQDIRRGDIVLMSRDCDIPCDVVLLQSSDEHGHCYVTTANLDGETNLKTMAAPKGVPNVPPERLHTIGRIEYERPHTDLYSFNGRIELADLFVAGSEHSVLPLAAENLLLRGSRIRNTEWAIGCAVYTGQQTKLALNSRMTTSKMSSSERYVNKYLVFFLVLLVVIVTVSYFLKRYNDEYQTQHNAYLGEILSNYRVSQFLQDYFSFLILFNYLIPISLYVTIEMAKFLGGFYLEWDPELYDEETDQPCIVNTSDINEELGQVSLLFSDKTGTLTKNIMIFQQCSINGRKYEQQGRRLLEFGRRSALKINELPSQVYEFFQALAVCHTVQVAGDYTKETDEEQIESPSVSPLGNDILREESLNSIGDSTAVQSEPNPEPSPARINRRVTSTLLDNQPRVEVTPPPTRPQSLYETSFIHRQPSFGSNGHLQLPDLQPELKRTISAYEEKPAALPFDDMKQLGHRRTQSHVPFGVNRPKSYQNAVTGGVLVSRPVVTLRRNRGSYLSRSIRESYAAPAFKESARIERQESHLRQREVDSFIRKMDYQASSPDEKALVEACARMGLVYIGNEGDQMQIKVRRSCVRVNVRSQHGEVPDEELVQYERLAVLEFTSDRKRMSIIVRDTFGQIWLYTKGAESHVLPLCAHSPLIETTQRHIDEFAKLGLRTLAVARRRLTEQEFRTFSDELIEAGSSLVDRAELVEACQRRIEQSLELLGATAVEDALQDDVQDTLQALGQAGIRVWVLTGDKVETALNIALSCGHIPDGSARYFITDCRTPEQLQQHLDTLALEMFRQRDTPFSMLIDGASLAIALDAHRDQFRDVSERCRAVLCCRLSPLQKCEVVQLMKTSAGTPVTAAIGDGANDVSMIQEAHVGLGIVGREGRQAARCADYAFAKFCMLKKLLLVHGHYFSTRLAVLVLYFFYKNLVFMGVQLYFQIHSLFSNQSVYDSVFLTLYNVVYTAIPVLVLALTEKPYQEQTLLKNPSLYQKVAGNKQYAWKYFIGWLVLGIYHFSIIYFFTYAVWGGNPALYSNWPATASFSCYGTVLIHNVVVLVNLKLLIETIYKSYIFIATVLLSIFAFMGTTFVYNLLHINYDGSMLHVYNNLLSSLTFWVLSIVILIAGFLPDLTMLAIRAMEIKLGHIFPGGAKYRRVLFQRRSEQLQSTDL, encoded by the exons GGTAACCGAGTATCACAGGAATCGGACTCACTGACGGTGAAGGTAGGATGCGACGTGCAGGAGGAGAAGCAGCAGTCCGGCGAGACGAATCGCATCAAATCGACCAAATACACGCTGATCAACTTCCTGCCGTTCAACCTGTTCGAGCAGTTCCGTCGCATCGCCAACCTGTACTTCCTCTTCATGACCGTTATATCGATAGTGATAG ATAGCCCGGTATCGCCGATGACGTCGCTGGTGCCGCTAGTGTTTGTGATAGCGGTGACCGCCGCCAAGCAAGGTTACGAAAGCTTTCTGCGTTATCGGGCCGACAATATGGTAAACTTTTCGCCGGTGACGGTCATACGGGGCGGTGAAACGATCGACATCCGCTGTCAGGATATACGGCGCGGCGATATCGTGCTGATGTCACGCGACTGTGACATACCGTGCGACGTGGTACTGCTGCAGAGTTCGGACGAGCATGGCCACTGCTACGTAACCACCGCCAACTTAGACGGTGAAACGAACCTCAAAACAATGGCCGCCCCGAAGGGTGTTCCGAACGTGCCGCCCGAAAGACTGCACACGATCGGACGCATCGAGTACGAGCGGCCCCATACCGATCTGTACAGCTTCAATGGCCGTATCGAGCTGGCGGACCTGTTTGTGGCAGGTAGCGAACACAGCGTACTACCGTTGGCGGCCGAAAATCTTCTGCTGCGTGGTAGCCGCATACGCAACACCGAGTGGGCGATAGGTTGTGCCGTATATACCGGGCAGCAGACAAAGCTAGCGCTAAACAGCCGCATGACAACGAGCAAAATGAGCTCCAGTGAACGGTACGTCAACAAGTATCTGGTTTTCtttctggtgctgctggtcgtCATCGTAACGGTCAGCTACTTTCTCAagcgctacaacgacgagtaTCAGACCCAGCATAACGCTTACCTCGGGGAGATACTGTCCAACTATCGGGTGTCCCAGTTCTTACAGGATTACTTTTCCTTCCTGATACTGTTCAACTATCTGATTCCGATCTCGCTGTACGTTACGATCGAGATGGCTAAATTTCTCGGCGGGTTCTACCTGGAATGGGACCCGGAGCTGTACGATGAGGAGACGGATCAACCGTGCATCGTAAACACGTCGGACATTAACGAGGAGCTTGGGCAGGTGTCGTTACTGTTCTCCGACAAGACGGGAACGCTTACGAAGAATATCATGATTTTTCAGCAGTGCTCAATAAATGGGCGAAAGTACGAGCAGCAGGGTCGTCGGTTGCTGGAGTTTGGCCGAAGGTCTGCACTCAAAATTAACGAACTTCCG AGCCAAGTGTACGAGTTCTTCCAAGCGTTAGCTGTTTGTCATACGGTGCAGGTAGCTGGCGACTACACGAAAGAAACCGATGAAGAGCAAATCGAAAGTCCATCAGTGAGCCCGCTAGGTAACGACATACTCCGGGAGGAATCGTTAAACTCGATTGGAGACAGCACTGCGGTGCAGTCGGAACCAAACCCCGAACCGTCCCCGGCACGAATTAACCGGCGGGTCACAAGCACCCTGCTCGATAATCAGCCCCGAGTAGAGGTAACGCCACCTCCCACAAGGCCTCAAAGTTTGTACGAGACGAGCTTCATCCATCGGCAACCCAGCTTCGGCAGCAACGGTCATCTGCAGCTTCCCGACCTGCAGCCCGAGCTGAAGCGAACGATATCGGCGTACGAGGAGAAACCGGCAGCACTTCCGTTCGATGATATGAAACAGTTGGGTCATCGGCGAACCCAGTCCCACGTACCGTTCGGTGTGAATCGTCCGAAGAGTTACCAGAACGCGGTTACCGGCGGTGTGCTAGTGTCACGACCGGTGGTGACGTTACGCCGCAACCGTGGCTCTTATCTGTCCCGCTCGATACGTGAGTCGTACGCAGCACCAGCCTTCAAGGAATCGGCCCGCATAGAGCGGCAGGAGTCGCATCTACGACAGCGCGAGGTTGACAGCTTTATCCG CAAGATGGACTACCAGGCATCGAGTCCGGATGAAAAAGCGCTGGTGGAGGCTTGTGCTCGGATGGGGCTGGTGTATATAGGGAACGAGGGTGACCAGATGCAGATCAAGGTGCGCCGTTCGTGTGTGCGCGTCAATGTACGGTCACAGCACGGCGAAGTACCGGACGAGGAGTTGGTGCAGTACGAGCGGCTAGCGGTGCTAGAGTTCACCTCCGACCGGAAGCGCATGAGCATTATCGTGCGTGACACGTTCGGTCAAATTTGGCTCTACACCAAGGGTGCCGAAAGTCACGTGCTGCCACTGTGCGCTCACTCACCACTCATCGAAACGACCCAGCGCCATATTGACGAGTTTGCAAAATTGGGTCTCCGTACTCTGGCCgttgccaggcgtcggctaacCGAGCAAGAGTTTCGCACATTCAGCGATGAGTTGATTGAGGCTGGCAGCTCACTGGTTGACCGGGCGGAACTTGTCGAGGCCTGCCAGCGTCGTATCGAGCAGAGCTTGGAGTTGCTTGGTGCGACGGCTGTCGAGGACGCGCTGCAGGATGACGTTCAGGATACGCTGCAAGCACTCGGGCAGGCCGGTATCCGCGTATGGGTACTCACCGGCGATAAGGTGGAGACGGCACTCAACATTGCACTGAGCTGTGGTCACATTCCTGATGGTTCTGCCCGTTACTTCATCACCGACTGCCGGACGCCGGAACAGTTACAGCAGCATCTGGACACGCTAGCGCTGGAGATGTTCCGCCAGCGTGATACACCCTTCTCGATGCTGATTGACGGTGCCAGTCTGGCGATTGCACTGGACGCCCATCGGGACCAGTTCCGCGACGTGAGTGAACGGTGCCGGGCAGTACTGTGCTGCCGGTTAAGCCCGCTGCAGAAGTGTGAAGTAGTGCAGCTGATGAAAACATCCGCCGGCACGCCAGTAACGGCTGCGATCGGTGACGGTGCAAACGACGTGTCGATGATCCAGGAAGCACACGTGGGGCTAGGTATAGTGGGGCGCGAAGGTCGTCAGGCGGCTCGCTGTGCGGATTATGCCTTTGCCAAGTTCTGCATGCTCAAGAAGCTGTTGCTAGTGCACGGACATTACTTTAGCACACGGCTTGCCGTGCTGGTACTGTACTTCTTCTACAAAAACCTCGTGTTTATGGGCGTGCAGCTATACTTCCAGATACACAGTCTCTTCAGTAACCAGTCGGTGTACGATTCGGTGTTTCTGACCCTGTACAACGTTGTTTACACGGCGATCCCGGTGTTGGTGCTTGCCCTCACCGAGAAACCTTACCAAGAGCAGACGCTACTTAA AAATCCCTCGCTGTACCAGAAGGTGGCAGGCAACAAGCAGTACGCATGGAAGTACTTTATCGGATGGCTAGTGCTCGGCATCTATCACTTCTCGATCATCTACTTCTTCACGTACGCCGTGTGGGGCGGTAATCCTGCTCTCTACTCGAACTGGCCAGCAACGGCTAGCTTCTCCTGTTACGGCACTGTACTCATCCACAACGTGGTCGTGCTCGTCAACCTGAAGCTGCTGATCGAAACGATCTACAAGTCGTACATCTTCATCGCGACCGTCCTACTGTCCATCTTTGCCTTCATGGGGACCACCTTCGTCTATAACCTGCTGCACAT CAACTACGACGGATCCATGCTGCACGTGTACAACAATTTGCTCTCGTCGCTAACGTTCTGGGTGCTGAGCATTGTGATACTGATAGCGGGCTTCCTGCCAGACCTGACGATGCTCGCGATACGGGCGATGGAAATAAAGCTCGGTCACATCTTTCCGGGCGGTGCCAAATATCGGCGTGTACTGTTCCAGCGGCGCAGTGAACAGCTACAATCGACCGACCTTTAA
- the LOC118510910 gene encoding probable phospholipid-transporting ATPase IF isoform X1, translating into MVPEIETFEDTVQDEPGRIDRRSCWSAFCCRTKGNRVSQESDSLTVKVGCDVQEEKQQSGETNRIKSTKYTLINFLPFNLFEQFRRIANLYFLFMTVISIVIDSPVSPMTSLVPLVFVIAVTAAKQGYESFLRYRADNMVNFSPVTVIRGGETIDIRCQDIRRGDIVLMSRDCDIPCDVVLLQSSDEHGHCYVTTANLDGETNLKTMAAPKGVPNVPPERLHTIGRIEYERPHTDLYSFNGRIELADLFVAGSEHSVLPLAAENLLLRGSRIRNTEWAIGCAVYTGQQTKLALNSRMTTSKMSSSERYVNKYLVFFLVLLVVIVTVSYFLKRYNDEYQTQHNAYLGEILSNYRVSQFLQDYFSFLILFNYLIPISLYVTIEMAKFLGGFYLEWDPELYDEETDQPCIVNTSDINEELGQVSLLFSDKTGTLTKNIMIFQQCSINGRKYEQQGRRLLEFGRRSALKINELPSQVYEFFQALAVCHTVQVAGDYTKETDEEQIESPSVSPLGNDILREESLNSIGDSTAVQSEPNPEPSPARINRRVTSTLLDNQPRVEVTPPPTRPQSLYETSFIHRQPSFGSNGHLQLPDLQPELKRTISAYEEKPAALPFDDMKQLGHRRTQSHVPFGVNRPKSYQNAVTGGVLVSRPVVTLRRNRGSYLSRSIRESYAAPAFKESARIERQESHLRQREVDSFIRKMDYQASSPDEKALVEACARMGLVYIGNEGDQMQIKVRRSCVRVNVRSQHGEVPDEELVQYERLAVLEFTSDRKRMSIIVRDTFGQIWLYTKGAESHVLPLCAHSPLIETTQRHIDEFAKLGLRTLAVARRRLTEQEFRTFSDELIEAGSSLVDRAELVEACQRRIEQSLELLGATAVEDALQDDVQDTLQALGQAGIRVWVLTGDKVETALNIALSCGHIPDGSARYFITDCRTPEQLQQHLDTLALEMFRQRDTPFSMLIDGASLAIALDAHRDQFRDVSERCRAVLCCRLSPLQKCEVVQLMKTSAGTPVTAAIGDGANDVSMIQEAHVGLGIVGREGRQAARCADYAFAKFCMLKKLLLVHGHYFSTRLAVLVLYFFYKNLVFMGVQLYFQIHSLFSNQSVYDSVFLTLYNVVYTAIPVLVLALTEKPYQEQTLLKNPSLYQKVAGNKQYAWKYFIGWLVLGIYHFSIIYFFTYAVWGGNPALYSNWPATASFSCYGTVLIHNVVVLVNLKLLIETIYKSYIFIATVLLSIFAFMGTTFVYNLLHINYDGSMLHVYNNLLSSLTFWVLSIVILIAGFLPDLTMLAIRAMEIKLGHIFPGGAKYRRVLFQRRSEQLQSTDL; encoded by the exons ATGGTACCGGAGATAGAAACATTCGAGGACACGGTCCAGGACGAACCTGGCCGTATCGATCGTCGGTCGTGCTGGTCTGCCTTCTGCTGCCGGACCAAG GGTAACCGAGTATCACAGGAATCGGACTCACTGACGGTGAAGGTAGGATGCGACGTGCAGGAGGAGAAGCAGCAGTCCGGCGAGACGAATCGCATCAAATCGACCAAATACACGCTGATCAACTTCCTGCCGTTCAACCTGTTCGAGCAGTTCCGTCGCATCGCCAACCTGTACTTCCTCTTCATGACCGTTATATCGATAGTGATAG ATAGCCCGGTATCGCCGATGACGTCGCTGGTGCCGCTAGTGTTTGTGATAGCGGTGACCGCCGCCAAGCAAGGTTACGAAAGCTTTCTGCGTTATCGGGCCGACAATATGGTAAACTTTTCGCCGGTGACGGTCATACGGGGCGGTGAAACGATCGACATCCGCTGTCAGGATATACGGCGCGGCGATATCGTGCTGATGTCACGCGACTGTGACATACCGTGCGACGTGGTACTGCTGCAGAGTTCGGACGAGCATGGCCACTGCTACGTAACCACCGCCAACTTAGACGGTGAAACGAACCTCAAAACAATGGCCGCCCCGAAGGGTGTTCCGAACGTGCCGCCCGAAAGACTGCACACGATCGGACGCATCGAGTACGAGCGGCCCCATACCGATCTGTACAGCTTCAATGGCCGTATCGAGCTGGCGGACCTGTTTGTGGCAGGTAGCGAACACAGCGTACTACCGTTGGCGGCCGAAAATCTTCTGCTGCGTGGTAGCCGCATACGCAACACCGAGTGGGCGATAGGTTGTGCCGTATATACCGGGCAGCAGACAAAGCTAGCGCTAAACAGCCGCATGACAACGAGCAAAATGAGCTCCAGTGAACGGTACGTCAACAAGTATCTGGTTTTCtttctggtgctgctggtcgtCATCGTAACGGTCAGCTACTTTCTCAagcgctacaacgacgagtaTCAGACCCAGCATAACGCTTACCTCGGGGAGATACTGTCCAACTATCGGGTGTCCCAGTTCTTACAGGATTACTTTTCCTTCCTGATACTGTTCAACTATCTGATTCCGATCTCGCTGTACGTTACGATCGAGATGGCTAAATTTCTCGGCGGGTTCTACCTGGAATGGGACCCGGAGCTGTACGATGAGGAGACGGATCAACCGTGCATCGTAAACACGTCGGACATTAACGAGGAGCTTGGGCAGGTGTCGTTACTGTTCTCCGACAAGACGGGAACGCTTACGAAGAATATCATGATTTTTCAGCAGTGCTCAATAAATGGGCGAAAGTACGAGCAGCAGGGTCGTCGGTTGCTGGAGTTTGGCCGAAGGTCTGCACTCAAAATTAACGAACTTCCG AGCCAAGTGTACGAGTTCTTCCAAGCGTTAGCTGTTTGTCATACGGTGCAGGTAGCTGGCGACTACACGAAAGAAACCGATGAAGAGCAAATCGAAAGTCCATCAGTGAGCCCGCTAGGTAACGACATACTCCGGGAGGAATCGTTAAACTCGATTGGAGACAGCACTGCGGTGCAGTCGGAACCAAACCCCGAACCGTCCCCGGCACGAATTAACCGGCGGGTCACAAGCACCCTGCTCGATAATCAGCCCCGAGTAGAGGTAACGCCACCTCCCACAAGGCCTCAAAGTTTGTACGAGACGAGCTTCATCCATCGGCAACCCAGCTTCGGCAGCAACGGTCATCTGCAGCTTCCCGACCTGCAGCCCGAGCTGAAGCGAACGATATCGGCGTACGAGGAGAAACCGGCAGCACTTCCGTTCGATGATATGAAACAGTTGGGTCATCGGCGAACCCAGTCCCACGTACCGTTCGGTGTGAATCGTCCGAAGAGTTACCAGAACGCGGTTACCGGCGGTGTGCTAGTGTCACGACCGGTGGTGACGTTACGCCGCAACCGTGGCTCTTATCTGTCCCGCTCGATACGTGAGTCGTACGCAGCACCAGCCTTCAAGGAATCGGCCCGCATAGAGCGGCAGGAGTCGCATCTACGACAGCGCGAGGTTGACAGCTTTATCCG CAAGATGGACTACCAGGCATCGAGTCCGGATGAAAAAGCGCTGGTGGAGGCTTGTGCTCGGATGGGGCTGGTGTATATAGGGAACGAGGGTGACCAGATGCAGATCAAGGTGCGCCGTTCGTGTGTGCGCGTCAATGTACGGTCACAGCACGGCGAAGTACCGGACGAGGAGTTGGTGCAGTACGAGCGGCTAGCGGTGCTAGAGTTCACCTCCGACCGGAAGCGCATGAGCATTATCGTGCGTGACACGTTCGGTCAAATTTGGCTCTACACCAAGGGTGCCGAAAGTCACGTGCTGCCACTGTGCGCTCACTCACCACTCATCGAAACGACCCAGCGCCATATTGACGAGTTTGCAAAATTGGGTCTCCGTACTCTGGCCgttgccaggcgtcggctaacCGAGCAAGAGTTTCGCACATTCAGCGATGAGTTGATTGAGGCTGGCAGCTCACTGGTTGACCGGGCGGAACTTGTCGAGGCCTGCCAGCGTCGTATCGAGCAGAGCTTGGAGTTGCTTGGTGCGACGGCTGTCGAGGACGCGCTGCAGGATGACGTTCAGGATACGCTGCAAGCACTCGGGCAGGCCGGTATCCGCGTATGGGTACTCACCGGCGATAAGGTGGAGACGGCACTCAACATTGCACTGAGCTGTGGTCACATTCCTGATGGTTCTGCCCGTTACTTCATCACCGACTGCCGGACGCCGGAACAGTTACAGCAGCATCTGGACACGCTAGCGCTGGAGATGTTCCGCCAGCGTGATACACCCTTCTCGATGCTGATTGACGGTGCCAGTCTGGCGATTGCACTGGACGCCCATCGGGACCAGTTCCGCGACGTGAGTGAACGGTGCCGGGCAGTACTGTGCTGCCGGTTAAGCCCGCTGCAGAAGTGTGAAGTAGTGCAGCTGATGAAAACATCCGCCGGCACGCCAGTAACGGCTGCGATCGGTGACGGTGCAAACGACGTGTCGATGATCCAGGAAGCACACGTGGGGCTAGGTATAGTGGGGCGCGAAGGTCGTCAGGCGGCTCGCTGTGCGGATTATGCCTTTGCCAAGTTCTGCATGCTCAAGAAGCTGTTGCTAGTGCACGGACATTACTTTAGCACACGGCTTGCCGTGCTGGTACTGTACTTCTTCTACAAAAACCTCGTGTTTATGGGCGTGCAGCTATACTTCCAGATACACAGTCTCTTCAGTAACCAGTCGGTGTACGATTCGGTGTTTCTGACCCTGTACAACGTTGTTTACACGGCGATCCCGGTGTTGGTGCTTGCCCTCACCGAGAAACCTTACCAAGAGCAGACGCTACTTAA AAATCCCTCGCTGTACCAGAAGGTGGCAGGCAACAAGCAGTACGCATGGAAGTACTTTATCGGATGGCTAGTGCTCGGCATCTATCACTTCTCGATCATCTACTTCTTCACGTACGCCGTGTGGGGCGGTAATCCTGCTCTCTACTCGAACTGGCCAGCAACGGCTAGCTTCTCCTGTTACGGCACTGTACTCATCCACAACGTGGTCGTGCTCGTCAACCTGAAGCTGCTGATCGAAACGATCTACAAGTCGTACATCTTCATCGCGACCGTCCTACTGTCCATCTTTGCCTTCATGGGGACCACCTTCGTCTATAACCTGCTGCACAT CAACTACGACGGATCCATGCTGCACGTGTACAACAATTTGCTCTCGTCGCTAACGTTCTGGGTGCTGAGCATTGTGATACTGATAGCGGGCTTCCTGCCAGACCTGACGATGCTCGCGATACGGGCGATGGAAATAAAGCTCGGTCACATCTTTCCGGGCGGTGCCAAATATCGGCGTGTACTGTTCCAGCGGCGCAGTGAACAGCTACAATCGACCGACCTTTAA